Proteins encoded in a region of the Streptomyces sp. NBC_01298 genome:
- a CDS encoding helix-turn-helix domain-containing protein, with the protein MASNVNPTVRRRRLGMELRKLREDKGMTAEQVAERLLVSQSKISRLENGRRSISQRDVRDLCDVYEVEDRRLVDSLMQMAKDSRQQGWWHAFGDIPYSVYIGLETDAASLRTYEPLVIPGLLQTPEYAQSLVRGAWPETAPVDVEKRVQVRMHRQKRLHETENSNPEIGPLRLWAVIDEAALRRHVGDAQLMIRQLEFLIEQSEKPHVTVQVMPFSVGAHPGVNGQYAILEFPDASDSTVVYIEGVTSDLYLEKANDVQKYSVMYEHLRAQAHNVDQTRQFIAQIIEDFAGKG; encoded by the coding sequence GTGGCGTCCAATGTCAATCCCACCGTCCGACGCCGCCGACTGGGCATGGAGTTGCGCAAACTGCGCGAGGACAAAGGCATGACGGCCGAGCAGGTCGCGGAACGCCTGCTCGTCTCCCAGTCGAAGATCAGCCGGCTGGAGAACGGCCGCCGTTCCATCAGTCAGCGCGACGTCCGCGATCTGTGCGACGTCTACGAGGTCGAGGACCGGCGGCTCGTCGACTCCCTCATGCAGATGGCCAAGGATTCCCGCCAGCAGGGCTGGTGGCACGCCTTCGGCGACATCCCGTACAGCGTCTACATCGGCCTGGAGACGGACGCCGCCAGCCTGCGCACCTACGAACCCCTGGTGATCCCGGGGCTGCTCCAGACCCCGGAGTACGCCCAGTCGCTCGTCCGCGGCGCGTGGCCGGAGACGGCTCCCGTCGACGTGGAGAAGCGCGTGCAGGTCCGGATGCACCGCCAGAAGCGGCTGCACGAGACCGAGAACAGCAATCCCGAGATCGGACCGCTGCGCCTGTGGGCGGTCATCGACGAGGCCGCCCTGCGGCGGCACGTGGGCGACGCCCAGCTCATGATCCGGCAGCTGGAATTCCTGATAGAGCAGTCGGAGAAGCCGCACGTCACGGTCCAGGTGATGCCCTTCTCGGTGGGCGCCCACCCGGGCGTCAACGGGCAGTACGCCATTCTGGAATTCCCGGACGCTTCGGACTCCACGGTCGTCTACATCGAAGGCGTGACGAGCGACTTGTATCTGGAGAAGGCCAACGACGTCCAGAAATACAGCGTGATGTACGAACATCTGCGCGCACAGGCCCACAACGTGGACCAGACGCGGCAGTTCATCGCGCAGATCATCGAGGACTTCGCGGGCAAGGGGTAA
- a CDS encoding GOLPH3/VPS74 family protein, whose protein sequence is MGKSRRTIPEELLLLALDPATGTTAQPQSLDLGLAGAQLVELALAGRIAPDGDRIAVVMPRPTGDPTLDSALELLRRRGSPVRAVHWIGGPRLGLRQIYLAHLERCGMVHAVAGQMCGVLPTTRYQATDTAISREIRGRLDSAIRTGVPPDPRTAALAALAHAVGLGKHLYPGNEGRSSRSRLRDLIRHDPMGGLVAHAVMDVQNGVAAQPRRDRAPAQPARATATAAALQPRRTGAMARVAAH, encoded by the coding sequence ATGGGCAAGAGCCGCAGAACGATTCCGGAGGAGCTTTTGCTGCTCGCCTTGGACCCGGCCACGGGTACCACGGCGCAGCCGCAGTCGCTCGACCTCGGCCTGGCCGGGGCACAGCTAGTGGAGCTGGCTCTGGCAGGACGGATAGCCCCTGATGGGGATCGTATCGCCGTGGTGATGCCACGGCCGACAGGAGATCCGACTCTGGACTCCGCACTGGAACTGCTGCGCAGGCGCGGCAGCCCGGTTCGGGCGGTCCACTGGATCGGCGGACCCCGACTGGGGCTCCGTCAGATTTACCTCGCTCACCTGGAGCGTTGCGGCATGGTTCATGCCGTCGCGGGCCAGATGTGCGGGGTGCTGCCGACGACTCGCTACCAAGCGACCGACACAGCGATCAGCCGGGAGATCCGTGGCCGGCTGGACAGTGCGATCCGCACCGGCGTACCGCCGGACCCGCGGACCGCGGCGCTTGCCGCACTGGCCCACGCGGTCGGACTCGGCAAGCACCTGTACCCCGGCAACGAGGGGCGGTCGTCCAGGTCCCGACTGCGGGACCTGATCCGGCACGACCCGATGGGCGGACTGGTGGCTCACGCCGTCATGGACGTCCAGAACGGCGTGGCCGCACAGCCACGCCGCGACCGGGCACCGGCACAGCCCGCCAGGGCAACGGCGACAGCCGCCGCCCTGCAGCCGCGCCGGACCGGTGCGATGGCCCGCGTGGCCGCGCACTGA
- a CDS encoding D-alanyl-D-alanine carboxypeptidase family protein, with the protein MFRAVKPGSAPGGSAEDSERTAVFRAVKPPTPAAPAGDEPIDSERTAVFRAIKPGTANPSTANPGTTKPGTAGQGTAGQGTAKPAAPGQGPNPAGRGSVGQGSAQAGSERAGGAERASTFVPLRSDDGPARPTAGAPGAPSAPAPGRTPVPAGVRTPVTRESPERTTQQPLPPKPPLDMLADLTNNPPPPPSAARTAVRRFKIYAPILVLLAVILAVVQLVRPLPAPTLKMTTNASYTFKGAEASMPWPKEGQAYMAAAGLGTVGTFGEQKPVAIGSVAKAMTAYVILKDFPMKKGEKGQMIPVDKTAVDDGKKETEGESTVNNLKEGDEISQYDALSAIMIPSANNVARLLARWDGGQEAFVKKMNDTARELGMTNTTYTDPSGLDATTVSTAEDQVKLGLKIVEMPELIDITRKPSWTDPTGKKWRNYNDLVPFNDSLGIKTGSTTKAGGNLLFAAEKKVGKTNQLIVGAVLGQHGVPILGTAIAASKDIMLATQKMLKAAPVIRKGDVVGYVDDGLGTQVPVVATADVQAVGWPTLTIAIKLADGATQLPQSAKAGSEIGMLTVGEGASQVKVPVALQSDLTTPGLGKKLTRVG; encoded by the coding sequence GTGTTCCGGGCGGTCAAGCCCGGGTCGGCCCCGGGTGGTTCGGCGGAGGACAGCGAGCGGACCGCGGTGTTCCGCGCGGTCAAGCCCCCGACTCCGGCCGCTCCGGCCGGCGACGAGCCGATCGACAGCGAGCGGACGGCTGTGTTCCGGGCCATCAAGCCCGGCACCGCCAACCCCAGCACCGCCAACCCCGGCACCACCAAGCCCGGCACCGCCGGGCAGGGCACCGCCGGGCAGGGCACCGCCAAGCCCGCCGCCCCCGGCCAGGGGCCCAACCCCGCCGGGCGTGGCAGCGTCGGGCAGGGGTCGGCTCAGGCGGGGTCCGAGCGTGCCGGTGGTGCGGAGCGGGCGAGCACCTTCGTACCGCTGCGGAGCGACGACGGGCCCGCGCGGCCCACCGCGGGCGCGCCCGGCGCGCCCAGCGCACCGGCCCCCGGGCGGACTCCGGTCCCCGCCGGCGTGCGGACCCCCGTGACGCGGGAGTCCCCCGAGCGGACCACGCAGCAGCCGCTGCCTCCCAAGCCGCCGCTCGACATGCTGGCGGACCTCACCAACAACCCGCCCCCGCCGCCGAGCGCGGCCCGTACGGCCGTACGCCGGTTCAAGATCTACGCGCCGATCCTGGTGCTCCTCGCGGTGATCCTCGCCGTCGTCCAGCTCGTGCGCCCGCTGCCGGCTCCGACGTTGAAGATGACCACGAACGCCTCGTACACCTTCAAGGGCGCCGAGGCGTCCATGCCGTGGCCGAAGGAGGGCCAGGCCTACATGGCCGCGGCCGGCCTCGGCACCGTCGGGACCTTCGGCGAGCAGAAGCCCGTGGCGATCGGCAGCGTGGCCAAGGCCATGACCGCCTACGTCATCCTCAAGGACTTCCCCATGAAGAAGGGGGAGAAGGGCCAGATGATCCCCGTCGACAAGACGGCGGTCGACGACGGCAAGAAGGAGACCGAGGGCGAGTCCACGGTCAACAACTTGAAGGAGGGCGACGAGATCTCGCAGTACGACGCCCTCTCCGCGATCATGATCCCGTCCGCCAACAACGTCGCGCGGCTGCTCGCGCGCTGGGACGGCGGGCAGGAGGCGTTCGTCAAGAAGATGAACGACACCGCCAGGGAACTCGGCATGACCAACACCACGTACACGGACCCGTCGGGTCTGGACGCGACCACGGTCAGCACCGCCGAGGACCAGGTCAAGCTGGGCCTCAAGATCGTCGAGATGCCCGAGCTGATCGACATCACCAGGAAGCCGTCCTGGACCGACCCCACGGGCAAGAAGTGGCGGAACTACAACGACCTGGTGCCCTTCAACGACTCGCTCGGCATCAAGACCGGCTCCACCACCAAGGCCGGCGGCAACCTGCTCTTCGCCGCCGAGAAGAAGGTCGGCAAGACCAACCAGCTGATCGTCGGAGCGGTACTCGGCCAGCACGGCGTGCCGATCCTCGGCACCGCGATCGCGGCGAGCAAGGACATCATGCTCGCCACGCAGAAGATGCTGAAGGCCGCGCCCGTCATCAGGAAGGGTGATGTCGTCGGCTACGTGGACGACGGACTCGGCACCCAGGTCCCGGTCGTGGCCACCGCCGACGTACAGGCGGTCGGCTGGCCGACCCTCACGATCGCCATCAAGCTGGCTGACGGGGCCACCCAGCTCCCGCAGAGCGCCAAGGCGGGCTCGGAGATCGGCATGCTGACGGTCGGCGAGGGCGCCAGCCAGGTGAAGGTGCCGGTGGCGCTGCAGAGCGACCTCACCACACCCGGCCTCGGCAAGAAGCTGACGCGCGTCGGCTGA
- a CDS encoding MFS transporter: protein MTTAERQDQGQGQSQGQGQGQGQDQSQDQSQEQGQGHGQGYGAHGSGGVPARAADATEAPGAPGAPAAPGAQARPGPVLRALGWARRHPVAVATALAGLLHLIWFFAVANSGGDLAAQDAWAEFVGRHPDSAYNLAWYGGMHPVSYSVVSPYVMHVLGVRTTMMIAGTVSAGLLAMILTRCRGAVREPLWPALAGVYGLLCNALSGRVTFGLGVMFALGAVAAVFCWPRKWAERRWAKAAVAAPLAAIATASSPVAGLFLGVIAAALFLNGRRPGAYALGLAPAAVVGLSSWLFPFSGTQPMKLLSAALPFACALAALFLVPQGWKTVRTASAIYALGVALTWAIDSQVGSNVTRLAMLFGGVVLLAALPYEAPRTRRWYGLLLALTGVTAWITVNSVTDIVRTTPLASWSRELAPLVDQLQKAGADRGRVEVVPASSHRESSAFPAYVNLARGWNRQADLERNAVFYDDTLTAYSYREWLDRWAVHYVVLPADKPDEGGRDEAKLVREGLPYLQQIWGDANWQLFKVTDPTNLVAGQAAVVRASADQLVIDVKQAGRVFVRIPHSPWLGLVDGAGKPVEPPQETEASKAAGKATPKGTVAEPKVYANTAGCLFKAPSDGIGDEWTELLAPAPGEYRIAAKYQLPRGTPCPEELLYEVLGPPERSTPPRP, encoded by the coding sequence GTGACCACCGCTGAGCGGCAGGACCAGGGCCAGGGCCAGAGCCAAGGCCAAGGCCAAGGCCAGGGCCAGGACCAGAGCCAGGACCAGAGCCAGGAGCAGGGGCAGGGGCACGGCCAGGGGTACGGCGCCCACGGCAGCGGCGGAGTTCCGGCGCGAGCCGCCGACGCCACTGAAGCCCCAGGGGCCCCAGGGGCCCCAGCGGCCCCCGGCGCGCAAGCCCGCCCCGGGCCGGTCCTCCGCGCCCTCGGCTGGGCCCGCCGGCACCCCGTGGCCGTGGCCACCGCGCTGGCCGGGCTGCTGCACCTGATCTGGTTCTTCGCCGTCGCCAACAGCGGCGGCGACCTCGCCGCGCAGGACGCCTGGGCGGAGTTCGTGGGCCGCCATCCCGACTCGGCGTACAACCTCGCCTGGTACGGCGGCATGCACCCGGTCTCGTACAGCGTGGTCTCGCCCTACGTGATGCACGTGCTCGGCGTCCGCACCACGATGATGATCGCCGGTACGGTCTCGGCCGGGCTGCTCGCGATGATCCTGACCCGCTGCCGCGGCGCCGTCCGCGAGCCGCTGTGGCCCGCCCTGGCCGGGGTGTACGGGCTGCTGTGCAACGCCCTGTCGGGCCGCGTCACCTTCGGGCTCGGCGTGATGTTCGCCCTCGGGGCCGTCGCCGCCGTCTTCTGCTGGCCCCGCAAATGGGCCGAGCGGCGCTGGGCGAAGGCCGCCGTGGCCGCCCCGCTCGCGGCGATCGCCACCGCCTCCAGCCCGGTGGCCGGACTGTTCCTCGGGGTCATCGCGGCCGCGCTGTTCCTGAACGGCCGGCGCCCGGGCGCGTACGCCCTGGGCCTGGCCCCGGCGGCGGTGGTCGGGCTGTCCTCCTGGCTGTTCCCCTTCTCGGGGACGCAGCCGATGAAGCTGCTCTCGGCGGCGCTGCCCTTCGCGTGCGCGCTGGCCGCGCTGTTCCTCGTACCGCAGGGCTGGAAGACGGTCCGGACCGCCTCCGCCATCTACGCCCTCGGGGTGGCGCTGACCTGGGCGATCGACTCCCAGGTCGGTTCGAACGTGACCCGGCTGGCCATGCTGTTCGGCGGGGTGGTGCTGCTCGCGGCCCTCCCCTACGAGGCCCCGCGCACGCGCCGCTGGTACGGGCTGCTCCTCGCGCTGACCGGGGTGACCGCCTGGATCACCGTCAACAGCGTCACCGACATCGTCCGCACCACCCCGCTGGCCTCCTGGAGCCGCGAGCTGGCCCCGCTGGTGGACCAGCTCCAGAAGGCGGGCGCCGACCGGGGCCGCGTCGAGGTGGTCCCGGCCAGCAGCCACCGCGAGTCCTCCGCCTTCCCCGCGTACGTGAACCTCGCGCGCGGCTGGAACCGGCAGGCGGATCTGGAACGCAACGCGGTCTTCTACGACGACACCCTGACGGCATACAGCTACCGCGAGTGGCTGGACCGCTGGGCCGTGCACTACGTGGTGCTGCCCGCCGACAAACCCGATGAGGGCGGGCGGGACGAGGCGAAGCTGGTGCGCGAGGGGCTCCCGTACCTCCAGCAGATCTGGGGCGACGCGAACTGGCAGCTTTTCAAGGTCACCGACCCGACGAACCTGGTCGCCGGCCAGGCGGCGGTGGTGCGGGCCAGCGCCGACCAGCTGGTCATCGACGTGAAGCAGGCCGGCCGGGTGTTCGTGCGCATTCCGCACTCCCCGTGGCTCGGTCTGGTGGACGGCGCGGGCAAGCCGGTGGAACCGCCGCAGGAGACGGAGGCCTCCAAGGCCGCCGGTAAGGCGACGCCGAAGGGCACGGTCGCCGAGCCCAAGGTCTACGCGAACACCGCGGGATGCCTGTTCAAGGCGCCCTCGGACGGCATCGGGGACGAGTGGACGGAACTGCTGGCCCCGGCGCCGGGGGAGTACCGGATCGCGGCGAAGTACCAGCTCCCGCGGGGCACGCCGTGCCCGGAGGAACTGCTCTACGAGGTGCTGGGGCCGCCGGAGCGCTCGACTCCGCCGCGTCCTTGA
- a CDS encoding sortase domain-containing protein: MRATFRTAAVATLTVCGTLTACGTGGGTGLPADPKVGSTAAPAPQGGHTAAAALPGSKPTGMKIEAAGVDAKKMVDLAVDPATGELGVPDADTDADNPGWWTQGVTPGEKGVSVLVAHFDTKYGPAVMKNVKKIKLGDLIEVSREDGRTARFKIREIEDVAKKDFPTDKVYGETNRPELRLLTCGGEIKNGHRTNNVILYADLVA, from the coding sequence ATGCGCGCCACCTTCCGCACCGCCGCCGTCGCCACGCTCACCGTGTGCGGGACCCTCACGGCGTGCGGCACCGGGGGCGGCACCGGGCTGCCGGCGGACCCCAAGGTGGGCAGCACGGCGGCTCCCGCCCCTCAGGGCGGGCACACGGCCGCCGCCGCCCTTCCGGGCTCGAAGCCGACCGGCATGAAGATCGAGGCGGCCGGCGTGGACGCGAAGAAGATGGTCGACCTCGCGGTGGACCCGGCGACGGGAGAGCTCGGCGTGCCGGACGCGGACACCGACGCGGACAACCCGGGGTGGTGGACCCAGGGCGTGACGCCGGGCGAGAAGGGGGTGTCCGTGCTCGTCGCGCACTTCGACACGAAATACGGGCCCGCGGTGATGAAGAACGTCAAGAAGATCAAGCTCGGCGACCTGATCGAGGTGTCGCGCGAGGACGGGAGGACGGCCAGGTTCAAGATCCGCGAGATCGAGGACGTCGCCAAGAAGGACTTCCCGACCGACAAGGTCTACGGGGAAACCAACCGCCCCGAGCTGCGCCTGCTGACCTGCGGCGGCGAGATCAAGAACGGCCACCGCACCAACAACGTGATCCTCTACGCCGACCTCGTGGCCTGA